The region ACTTTGATATACAAGGATACATTTTTAAGCACTGGAGAGGGACTTTCAAACAACTGAAGATGTAATTTAATCTTACTCCTGCAGAATTGGGTTTCTTAGGTGCTGACgtggccaaaaaaacaaaaagaagaaaaaaaattcagatcAGGTATCTTTTAATCCACTATTTAGGGATGAAAGGCTTTTATAAATTTGTACTAAACACTCTGTCCCTTCCACAGTTATTAGACCAAATGACAGTCAACAAAAGATTAAGATTTCAGGATGTGTGCTGTGGAGGTTTACAGTATGTTGAAGTGAAATAGTGGGAACACTCTGGCATAAGACCTGTCTCTGACTTTAACTGggaaatgcacattttagtgGTTAAGGCTTCTTTCATTCTTTATAAATTAActtcttgtgtatttttaaagtgtAGTTTAATATGAAACAATGTCTAATGGGGTTTGGTGTACATGTTTCTAATGAATATGTCtttgttgtatgtttttatACGCCATTTTTCTCATATGACTTAATTGTTACTTACACTGTGCTGGAAATTTGTTGATATTCCCACTATGTCATTACTTTGTCAGAAGGCAGAAGTAACTTTGAAGGGCAGTTTGGTGCTTGAGCATACTGTGACTTGGAAAATTCTCAGGGGAGTTTTGAGGAAGTGATAGTATGCTCACTCTTTGCTCTATGTTCAGCCACTGGCCTTGGTGTCCTGGGGCCGTACTTTGGAGCTGTCCACCGTGGCCTCGGCAGACATCTGCGATTGGCTGGAAACCGCACAAACCAGAAAAGATAAGTCTGACGGTGTGAGCGAGAGCAGGGAATACAACCTGCTGTTGACGTGGTCAGCAGGGCAGGAACAACCAAGAAAAATGAAGGTTGGGAAACTTGTGATTGTGTAAATTTACATGCTGCCAagtaaaacaagcagaaaagagTCCTTTCAGCCTGTTATGTGTACGCTGAAATAAGTAATTGTCACTGTGAATCCCTAGGAGTCTCTGAGGCAGTGCTGTGAGCAGATCATCTCATCTCTGCTGACTGGAGCCACACTTGCAGATCTAGAGCCCACCATGAAGGCAGAGCACTTGAAAGAGTTTAAAGAAGGAGGCAAAAGCAGGCAGATAAGAGCTGCCCTCAAGAATGCAAATGAGAGACATACCACAACAACAAATGTCTCCAGTCAGACCAACAGAAATGTCTCCCAGAGGACAGGGGATGTCCACAACTATAGCACCACACTTGGACCATCAGCAGATTCTGTTCCAGAAAAAAGGATTCACTCAAATCCTTCTAATGCACAGGAAGAGCCTCAGTCCAAGTCGGAAAATCTAAATCAGGGTCCTACACGCAGGCCCACAGCACCTTTGTGTTCACTTACACCTAAAACAACACTTAGAACTCATTCATTAAGGACTCCTCAGTCTCAGAAAGGCAGAGTGACACTACAGAGAGCAGCACTCCAGCCCAGTCCTCAACCAACTAAACTCAGAAACCCAGACCTCTCTGCTGGGAAAGATGCGCTCGCACATAGTGTGAAGAGTGTGCACAACCTTACTGCCAGGCCTGAAGCTGAGACTCTCAGATCCAAAGATGAAGGTACAGACTCAATCAAACACAAAGATAAAGACTTTGATGAACACAGCATGAAAGTGAATGACTCTAAGGAGAAAAAGTCTGATAAGGACTACACAGCAGAAGGCAAGATGAAGGATAATGAAGTAGTAGATGTAAAAGAAAGAGAGGTGGAGACTAAAGACATACACCGGGACAGACACTCTCACCGCAAAAGTGAAAACGCTGGCTTTGATTCTGTTGCTGAATCCCAATCAGAGTCTCAGCCACAACCAGCACACGACAGCCAGTATGCCAGCTTTGACTGTGACAGCTGCAAAGCAGGTGAACAGTGTGACTGTAGCAAGGCCTCTGGAGCCGAGGCCCAAGCTGCTGTTGTAAATAAAGGGTTGCCAAAGACCCCGAGGACAGATGAGGCGGTGTGGGCAGCAGCAGCGCTGGGCTTCCTGCTGGTTCTCCTGACACTCTCGGTGCTTCACACTCGTCTGTACCGCCACTGGAGAACTACACCCAGTCTGTACTGGCATGACCCACGGCAGGACTACGACAGTGTGGCAGGTGAGTGGACCACACAAAGATCTGTTTGGTCCTGATAAATAATGAGTTCCTCCATGGAGTTAACCCCTTTTTGTACCCAACTACAAAGTCttttgaaaaaaagagaatcATAAACATACCCTCTTAGCTTAGCATACTTTCACATGGCgtataatgttttgtttgtatgcTTTTCTTCTAGATGTGATCCGCAGGAGGTTGCGAATTGCACAGAGAAGACGGAAAAGGGGCAGAAGGCAGGAGTGCGTTCTCCTGCCGAGCTCCTCCAGCTCGGATGAACATCCATAGAACAATAAAGGGAGCATTCCCAAGAATGTCAAGACTGAGCTCAAGTCGTGTGCATGTCGAGGAGATGAGGACTGGACCCAGAAGAGAAGGATCTGTTGCGTTTGTTGGACCTGTCTACTACCTGCAGTGTGCTGTTCATCTGATGGAGCTGGACTGAACCACATCTATCCAAACAGGAGAAGTCCTGTTATATAACTTGATAGTTTAGAGTGAAATACCACATAATGTCGCAGCTAAAGGGTCTGTCAGTTccacacatttatttcacaaagtCATTTGACAGAGGATTTCTCTCATTGGAGGCATTTTGATTTAGATAGGGAGCACTTCtaaatggagaaagaaaaagttttCTAAACATCCAAACTGAGTGCTGCATTAGCGCAGCTAGTCGCTTAGTCTTCAGGCTTTACAtttagtattttgtttttgtaggtAGTTTTATAGTAATATCATGTTGCTTTTATctgtaacagtttttttttttttttgtacaaatgtaAGTTGCTGTTGTAGGCAACactttgtgtggttttgtcgaCATACGAACATGCTGCGTTTTGAAGATGAGAGAATTGACCAAGTGTAAAATTAACAGTTGAgtagtgttttaaaatgttgcatCTGAACAGTTGATTCATTTTACTGTAACTAGAAACTTTACCATGACTCAAGTTTCAGCTGTGGTCCTACTTTTTTAAAGCTGATCCCAATAATCATGCTTGGGAATtgtgaaaacctaaaatcagATTATAACCTTCTTAGagaacaaacatttttgaaaaagatggctaatatttgtttatttttataagaACTGTGGAAGAGATATGCACTGATCAGGACTTTTTACAATGATTTGTGCTGTTTGACTTTGCTGAGAAATCCTTTACTTAGACCTGATCCATACTGCCATGCTGGAAGGCAGTGAAAAGCTGATAGAGAGGAAGGTTTCAGCTTTTCTGCAGTCAAATTTTTATGACTCGGTACACCAATGTGAcatgatttattcatttatctcAGAAGTTGAGGAAGACCCAAGAAATGACCACATCAGAAAGATGGTACTATTTGTTTAAAGCTTGATGCGTAATACGGTTTGTTATGATATGGATTCAAAAATCTATAAGGGATTGAAGTGGCCATATTGTTAAGATGATGTACTTCAGTATGAGGTTGtctgttttttggggttttcttTTTCCTAGGACTTCATGTAAATTCAGTCTGTTTGAGCAGAACTAGCAGCACGTCTCCACCAGGAAACTAAAGGCTCACTGTGATCAGAGAATTACTGAAGTTTGAAAGCAGAAATTTGAAAATATTCCCTCATGAGGAGAGGTTCAGTTTGAAATAAATGACGTTTTAGAAAAAATACAACGTGTAAAAATCATTTCGGTGTCAACATCCAAAAATGGCAAAGCTTTCATTAATGAACAATCTTCAAATATCAAATTCAAACTAAAACAAGATCAAtgctaaaaagtttttttactccgccaaggaatgcggtggagttatgtgacaactgGCGtgtgtttgtccttctgttaatctgtgcacaacattactgaaaaatagactaacagatttggatgaaattttcagggaaggtcagaaatggtacaatgaccaagtgattagattttggcagtgatgcagtttgCAGCCTGGATCaatgatttgttaaagatttctgtatcattgtgagacaaTGGCACGGCGTCACGATGAGTGAAAACTACTTCCattgcctgctgacgatcacgattgcaatcctactactaATCAACCACTGTGgacacaatttaatcaattctaagggtgtttccgagtcccataaattcccgccgcctgctacatatttagatcatgcAATTctgtatccatacataacatacacttTATGtacacacgtctgtgctcagtgcaaggttcattttgtttgtgggtacatctacactCAGCAAAactataaacgcaacacttttgtttttgatcccattttttatgagatgaactcaaagatctaaaactttttccacatccacaatatcaccatttctctcaaatattgttcacaaatctgtctaaatctgtgatagtgagtactt is a window of Acanthochromis polyacanthus isolate Apoly-LR-REF ecotype Palm Island chromosome 13, KAUST_Apoly_ChrSc, whole genome shotgun sequence DNA encoding:
- the tp53i13 gene encoding uncharacterized protein tp53i13; protein product: MPSQATSSRVTVAVLAALLVSVSRCGESEPPGPGCDYGKVSLDMDLSAIGAVDWDCASSTWPESAQRLPSVDTVYDPEPARQICMDKPISYHHTIPNSGAYRPVRAESGEYLYCPPQRWLNNLHHGATVLLYHPCAPLIERHRLSVLARSCLPDYIITPHLQLNKHMPLALVSWGRTLELSTVASADICDWLETAQTRKDKSDGVSESREYNLLLTWSAGQEQPRKMKESLRQCCEQIISSLLTGATLADLEPTMKAEHLKEFKEGGKSRQIRAALKNANERHTTTTNVSSQTNRNVSQRTGDVHNYSTTLGPSADSVPEKRIHSNPSNAQEEPQSKSENLNQGPTRRPTAPLCSLTPKTTLRTHSLRTPQSQKGRVTLQRAALQPSPQPTKLRNPDLSAGKDALAHSVKSVHNLTARPEAETLRSKDEGTDSIKHKDKDFDEHSMKVNDSKEKKSDKDYTAEGKMKDNEVVDVKEREVETKDIHRDRHSHRKSENAGFDSVAESQSESQPQPAHDSQYASFDCDSCKAGEQCDCSKASGAEAQAAVVNKGLPKTPRTDEAVWAAAALGFLLVLLTLSVLHTRLYRHWRTTPSLYWHDPRQDYDSVADVIRRRLRIAQRRRKRGRRQECVLLPSSSSSDEHP